Part of the Cryptosporangium arvum DSM 44712 genome, CGGTGCCGCTGGGCACCGACGGCGTTCCCCGGGTGGTCGCGTCGCGTGACGACGCCGAGCTGGAGTACTTCACGCTCAGCGAGGACGGCACGCTGGCCGCGCTGCTCTGGAACGTGTTCGGGGGCCGCAGCGAGGTCTCGCTGCTCGACCTGCGTACCGGGGAGCAGCGGGCCGTCACCGACCTGCCCGGGGACGTGGTCGGCCACCTGTCGCTGTCCGGGGACGCCTCGACGCTCGCGCTCACCGCGGAGGGCCCGTCGCTGCCGCCGACGATCTGGACGGTCGAGGTGTCGTCCGGCGCGGCGAAGCCGGTGACGTATCCACCGCCGCTGCCGGCGGCGTCGATCGCGCCGGAGTTGCACCGGTTCGAGGCGCACGACGGTCTGGAGCTGACCGGGTGGCTGTACCCCGGTTCCGGGGCTCCCGGGCCCACCGTCATCCACTTCCACGGCGGTCCCGAGGCGCAGGAGCGGCCGGTCTACAACCCGCTCTTCCGCGAGCTGGTGTCGCGGGGGATCACCGTGTTCGCGCCGAACGTCCGCGGGTCGTCCGGGTTCGGGCGGGCGTTCGTGAACGCCGACAACGTCGAGAAGCGCCACGACGGCATCGAGGACGTCCGGTCCTGCGCGCGGTACCTGCTCGACGCCGGGATCGCCGCGCCGGGACGGCTGGGCGTGTTCGGGCGTTCCTACGGCGGCTACCTCACGCTGGTGGCGCTGACCTGGTTCCCCGACCTGTTCGCGGTCGGGGTCGACACCTGCGGGATGTCGGACCTGCAGACGTTCTACGAGCGCACCGAGCCGTGGGTGGCGGCCGCCGCGGTGAGCAAGTACGGCCATCCCGAGGACGACCGCGAGCTGCTCCGCGAGCTTTCGCCGATCCACCGCATCGACCGCCTCACCGCGCCGCTGCTGGTGGTGCACGGCACGAACGACACGAACGTGCCGCTCTACGAGGCCGAGCAGGCGGTGGCGGCCCTGGAGGCGCGGAACGCGCCGGTGCAGTACCTGCGCTTCGAGGACGAAGGCCACGTCCTGCTGAAGAAGCCGAACCGGGTGGTGTACGTGCACAAGGTCGCGGACTTCCTGAGTACGCACCTGACGCCTCGCCCGGCCTGAATTCGGTTGGGTCGGGCTGGGACCCTCGACCGGTGGCTCGGACATTCAGCGCGGTGGTGACGCTCGGGAGCGAGCGCCTCGGGGAAGTGGGGCCGTTCGCGGTCTCGCCGGAGTGGTGGGCCGAGGTGGGGCCGGTGGTGGCCGGCCTGGAGGAGGTCCTGGGCGTTCCGGTCACCGTGCTGCGCCTGCTCGACGTCGTCGGCGGGGACGGGGCCCGGGACGGGCACGTGCGCTACCAGGTGGAGGCCTCGGCCCGGCCGGCGATCGCGCTGCGGCCGACCGCGTTCCCCGTCGCCGACGAACCGCTGCGGCTCCCGTGGGCCACCGCGGCGGGGGTCGCGGAGCTACTCGGCTGGGCCTCCTCGCACGTGCGGCTGACCGGGCGGCCGGTCCAGCACAAGACATGGAACCTCGCCGGGCTGTGGCGGCTGCCGGTGGCCGGTGGCCACGCCTGGCTCAAGGCGACCCCGCCGTTCGCCGCCGACGAGGCCGCGGCGATCGCGGTGCTGGCCTCCGTGGACCCGGACCTGGTGCCCGGCGTGCTGGCCTCCGCCCCGGGCCGGGTGCTGCTCGCCGACGTCCCGGGTGAGGACCTGTGGCAGGCGACCGACGCCCAGGTGGAGACCACCGTCCGCCGGTTCGTGGCGGCCCAGGCCGCGGTCACCGTCCGCGGCGGGTTGCGCGTCCGCACGTCCGAGGTGCTCGCGGCGCAGGTGGAGGCCGTGCTCGGGCGGCTCGACCTCACCGACGAGGAGCGGAAGCGGGTACGGGCGCTGGCGCCCCGGTGGAGCGCGCTGGACGGGTGCGGGCTGCCCGACACGTTCGTGCACGGCGACTTCCACCCCGGGAACTGGCGCGGGACCCGGATCCTGGACTTCGCCGACGCGTGCTGGGGCAACCCGGTCCAGGACGGGCTGCGGGCGATCGACTACCTGCCGCCGGAGCGGCGGGACACCGCGCGGCGCGTCTGGGTCTCGGCCTGGGAGCAGGCCGCGCCGGGATCGCGGCCGGCCGAGGCGCTGCGCCTCGCCGAACCCCTGGCCCACCTCGCCTACGCGGTCCGGTACCAGGAGTTCCTCGACAACATCGAGCCCTCCGAGCGGATCTACCACGCCGGTGACCCCGAGGCGGTGATCCGGCACGCACTAGCCTGCTGACGTGGTCACCATCAGCGACGTCACGACCGTGTTCGACCGGCTCTACCCGCCGGAACTCGCCGAGAGCTGGGACGCGGTCGGGCTGGTGTGCGGTGACCCGTCGGCCGGTGTGCGCAAGGTCTACTTCTGCGTCGACGTCGTCGCGGCGACCGTCGACGAGGCGCTGGAGTGGGGCGCCGACCTGCTCGTCGCGCACCACCCGCTGCTGCTGCGCGGCGTCACCGCGATCCCGGCGTCGACGCCCAAGGGGCGCACGCTGCACCGCCTGATCCGGGCCGGTGCCGGCCTGTTCGTCGCCCACACGAACGCCGACTCCGCCGACCCCGGCGTCTCCGACGCGCTCGCCGCCCGCTTCGACCTGCGTGACCTGCGCCCGCTGCACCCGCGCCCGGACGCCGCGAACCTCGGTATCGGGCGGATCGGCACGCTACCGGAGCCGCTGACCGCCGCGGACCTCACCGCGCTGGCCGCGCGCGTGCTGCCGGCGACGCCGGGCGGGGTCCGCCTGGCCGGCGATCCCGGTCGCGTCGTGCGCACGGTGGCCGTCAGCGGCGGTGCCGGCGATTCCTACCTGGGCGACGCCACCGGTGCGGGCGTCGACGCGTTCCTCACCGCCGACCTGCGCCACCACCCGGCCTCCGAGCACGCCGAGTCCGGCGGTCCCGCGCTGCTCGACGCCGCCCACTGGGCCACCGAGCAGCCCTGGCTGGCCCAGGCGGCCGCCGCCCTCGTTTCGTCGGTCGGGCCCGCTACGGTGGAGACCTTCGTATCCGACCTCGTCACCGATCCGTGGACCCGTGCCGTGGTGCCGGATCACCCACGAGAAGGAGCATCGTGAAGGCCCCTGCCGCAGATCAGCTCCGCCTGCTCGACCTGCAGGCGGTCGACCTCTCGATCGACCAGCTCGCGCACAAGAAGCGCACGCTGCCCGAACACGCCGAGATCGAGAAGACCGCCGCGTCGCTGGCCGAGCTGCGCGACGAGCTGGCCGGTGCCGAGTCGGTGGTGGAAGGGCTCGACCGGAAGATCCGCGGGCTGGAGAACGAGGTCGAGCAGGTCCGCGCACGGGCCGAGCGCGACACGCAGCGGATGCAGTCGGGCGCGGTCGGGGCGAAGGAGCTGGAGCGGCTGCAGCACGAGGTCGATTCGCTGGGCGCCCGCCAGTCCGCTTTGGAGGACGACGAGTTGGTGCTGATGGAAGAGCGCGAGAACGCCGACTCGGTCCGCTCCGGCGTGCAGGACCGGTTCGACGCCGCGAACGAGGGTCTGGCCGCGCTGGAGGTCCGGCGCGACGCGATCGAGAACGAGATCGACGCCGACGTCGCCGCGCGCACCGCCGAGCGGGAGCCGATCGCCGCCTCGATCCCCGAGGACCTGCGTGCGCTCTACGAGAAGCTCCGCGCGTCCAGCGGGGGCATCGGCGCCGCCGCGCTGCGGGCCCGGCGCTGCGGCGGGTGCCGCATCGAGTTGTATGGCACGGCCCTGCAGGAAGCCCGCGCGGCCGACGAGGACGAGGTGCTGCGCTGCGAGGAGTGCCGCCGCATCCTGGTGCGGACGGGGGAGTCCGGGCTGTGAGTCCGCGCCACGTCGTCGTCGAGGCCGACGGGGGGTCCCGGGGCAACCCGGGGGTCGCCGGGTACGGCGCGGTCGTGCTCGACGCCGGCACCGGCGCGCTGCTGGCCGAGCGGGCCGCGGGGCTCGGCGTCACGACGAACAACGTCGCGGAGTACTCGGGGCTGATCGCCGGGCTCGAGGCCGCGCGGGAGCTCGGGGCGGAGCAGGTCGACGTCCGGATGGACTCCAAGCTGGTCATCGAGCAGTGCTCGGGGCGCTGGCAGGTCAAGCAGCCGCACCTGAAGCCGCTCGTCGCCCGGGCCACCGAGCTGCTGCGTTCGTTCCCGCAGACCACGCTCACCTGGATTCCCCGGGCGCAGAACGGTGCCGCCGACGCGTTGGCCAACGCCGCCATGGACGGCGAAATCATCGAGGCCAACTACACCGGTGACGACGTCGAGGCGGCGCCCGCGCTCGACGGCGAAACGGCGCCGGGTACCGGCTCGGTCGCGACCGCACCGGCGGAGGCGTCGGCGATCGGTGCCGCACCGGACATGCGAGCGGTGGCGACTCGGGCGGCGTCGGCAAAAGCGCCGGGATGGAGCCGGGGGCCGCAACGCACGGCCACCACGACGGTGCTGGTCCGGCACGCGTCCTCGGTGCTCTCGCCGGAGAAACGGTTCTCCGGGCGGGGCGACGTCGAGCTGTCGGAGGACGGGGTCGCGCAGGCGGAGCGGGTGGCGGCCAGACTCGGGGCGCGCGAAGGGCTCGACCTGGTGGTCAGCTCGCCGCTGCGCCGGGCGCGGCACACCGCCGAGCTGATCGCGAAGGCCGCCGGGCTCGACGTGATCGTCGACGAGGACCTGGTCGAGACGGACTTCGGAGCCTGGGAAGGCCTGACGTTCGCGGAGATCCACGCCGCCGATCCCGAGGCGTTGAGTGCGTGGCTGGGGTCCGACGGGGTCGCGCCGCCGGGCGGGGAGAGTTTCGCCGCGGTCGCCGAGCGGGTGACCAGGGCACGCGACCGTCTGCTCGCCGAGCACGAGGGCAAGACGCTCGTCGTGGTGTCGCACGTGACGCCGCTGAAGACGCTGCTGCGGTTCGCGCTCGAAGCGCCGCCGATCATGCTGTACCGCCTGCAACTCGACGTCACCGGCGTCTCCGAGGTGGACTGGTACGCCGACGGCCCGGCCAGCGTGCGCCTGGTGAACGACACCCACCACCTCACCTAGAACATGGCGACACCCGCCCCGCACTCGTCGTCGTGGTCCGGTGTCCCGCCGCTGGCCGCGACGGCGCCCCACACCTCAGCCTCGCGGCGCAGGAGCAGCGAACCGGCGCCGACCGCCGGGCGCGCCGCGTAGGCCGTTGAGCGCGGCATCGGTTCCTCGGGCGAGGTCTGCGGGCTAGTGTCTTGTGGCCTGTGTCACTTGCAGCTCGTCACAGCGCGCACGTGAGGAGACCGCCACATGTCCACTACAGAGGAACGGCCCCCGGAGCCACCGGCCCGGTCCGACCGTAACCACTGGTACTGGCTGTTGTTGATACCGATCATCGTTCCGCTGATCCCCATGCTCTACAACGGGACGGATCCCACCCTCTGGGGTATTCCGCGGTTCTATTGGTTGCAGCTGCTGTTCGTGGTGCTGAGCGTCATCGTGACGCTCGTCGTCTACCGCCAGACGCGGGGGCGGTGAACCATGGACGTCAAAGTCACCGAGCTGGTCATTTTCTGCATTCTGTTCGCGCTCGTCAGCGTGCTGGGCTTCGTCGCGTCACGCTGGCGCCGGCCCGAGAGCATGGAACACCTCGACGAGTGGGGGCTCGGCGGCCGCAACTTCGGCGGCTGGATCACCTGGTTCCTGCTCGGCGGTGACCTCTACACCGCGTACACGTTCGTGGCGGTGCCCGCGCTGATGTACGGCGCCGGCGCGCTGGGCTTCTACGCGCTGCCGTACACGGTCGTGCTGTACCCGATCGTGCTGTTGCCGCTGGTGCGGCTGTGGTCGGTGTCGCACGTCCACGGGTTCGTGACCCCGGCCGACTTCGTCCGCGCCCGGTTCGGCTCGTCCACGCTGGCGCTGCTGGTCGCGATCACCGGCTTCGTCGCGACGATGCCGTACATCGCGCTGCAGCTGGTCGGCATCGAGGCCGTGCTCAAGGCGATGGGCGTGGAAGGCAAGTGGCCGATCACGATCGCGTTCCTGATCCTGGCCATCTACACCTACAACTCGGGGCTGCGGGCACCGGCGCTCATCGCGTTCGTCAAGGACACGTTGATCTACCTGACGGTCATCGTCGCGGTGATCGTGATCCCGGCGAAGCTCGGCGGCTGGGACGCGATCTTCGAGGCCGCGGGGGCGAAATTCAGCGCGCCGGCCGCGCAGGCGGCGGGTTCCGGGCTGTTGCTCAACGCCAACAACCAGCTGAACTACATCACGCTGGCGTTCGGGTCGGCGTTGGCGCTGTTCCTGTACCCGCACTCGCTGACGGGGGTGCTGGCGGCCCGGTCACGGGACACGGTGAAGCGCAACATGGCGGCGCTGCCGGCGTACTCGTTCGTTCTGGGGCTCCTGGCGCTGCTCGGGTTGATGGCCATCGCGGCGAAGATCGTGCCGGTCGGGGCGGATCCCGAGGCCGGCGTCGCGGGTGACCGGAACACGGTCGTGCCGCTGCTGTTCGACTGGGCGTTCCCCTCGTGGTTCACCGGGATCGCGCACGCCGCGGTCGGGATCGGTGCGCTGGTGCCGGCGGCGGTCATGTCGATCGCGGCCGCGAACCTGTTCACGCGCAACATCTACACCGAGTACATCCGCCCGTCGGCCTCCCCGGCCGAGGAGGCGCGGGTGTCGAAGCTGGCGTCGCTCGCGGTGAAGTTCGTCGCCGTGATCCTGGTGCTCGGCCTGGACACCCAGTACTCGATCGACCTGCAGCTCATCGGCGGTGTGATCATCCTGCAGACGCTGCCCGCGGTGGCGCTGGGCGTGTTCACCCGCTGGTTCCACAAGTGGGGTCTGGTCGCGGGCTGGGCCGCCGGCATGGCGGCGGGCTTCTGGATGCTCTGGACGATCCCGAACCCGGCGACGAAGCGGGAACACTTCGGCGGCTCGGCGTTCAAGCTCTCCGAACTGGGCCTCGACACCAAGTGGACGATCTACACCGGGTTCCTCGCGGTGGCGGTGAACCTGATCGTCGCGATGCTGGTGACGTGGGGCCTGCGTGCGGGCAAGGTGCCGGACGGCGAGGACCTCACCAAGCCGTCGGACTACACCGCCGAGCAGGGTGACCCGAAGGTGCACGACATTCCGGAGCTGGTGGCGGACGGCAAGACGTCGTCCACCTGAGCTCGGCTCGTGCTGCTCTACCAGATCGCCCGGTAGAGCAGCACGAGGCCGATCACCGTGCCGAAGACGACGACCGTGATTTTCAGGGCCTGCGCCGAGAGTTTCTTGGCGAGCTTCGCACCGAGGTAGCCGCCGACGATGGTGGCGGGCGCGGTGACCGCGACCCCGAGCCAGCTCACCGGGCCGAACAGCGCGTAGACCGCGACGGTGACGAGCCCGACCGTCGCGCTGAGCACGTTCTTCAGCGCGTTCACCCGCTGCAGCGTCTCGTCGATCACGAGGGCCAGCACCGCGACCAGGACGACGCCGAGCGCCGCGCCGAAGTAGCCGCCGTACGCGGAGCCGACGAACGTGAGGCCCACCATCGTCGTGGTCCGGCCGCGCCGGGCCAGGCCTTTCAGCTGGTCCTGGAACGCGAGCACCGCGGTGGCCCCGAGTACCAGGAACGGGACGATGTACTCGAAAATGTCACCCGGTGTGATCAGCAACAGCACACAGCCGATACCGGCGCCGACGACCGCGATCGGGACGAGCGTCCACGCCCGCCGCTTCTGGCCGGCGAGTTCCCGCCGGCTGCCGTAGACGCTGGACAGGTACCCCGGCGCGACGCTCACCGAGTTCGTGACGTTCGCCGAGACCGGCGGCAGACCGGCCGCGAGCAGGGCCGGGAACGTCAGCAGGGACCCGCCCCCGGCGATTCCGTTGACGATCCCGGCCGCCAGACCGGCGACCACGAGCAGCCCGATGGCGGGCAGCGACAGGTGCATCACTGTGTTCTTTCCATGTTGCGTATCATCATGCGCGCGGCGGACGAGTCGGCCGGGCGGTCGCGTCAGCGTCTCTTCGGAGACACTGCCGAGGAACGTCCGGGCTCCACAGGGCAGGGTGGTTGTTAACGGCAACCCGGGGTGACCCGCGGGACAGTGCCACAGAAAACAAACCGCCGGTCGCTTCACGCGGTCGGTAAGGGTGAAACGGTGGTGTAAGAGACCACCAGCGCCCCGGGTGACCGGGGCGGCTCGGTAAACCCCACCCGGAGCAAGGTCAAGAGGAGCGACTCCGGTCGCTCTGCGTGAACGTTCGAGGGCGGCTCGCCCGAGTTCACGGGTAGACCGCTAGAGCCTGTCGGCAACGGCAGGCCGAGATGGATGACCGCCGGCCGGAGCAATGCCGCAAGGCGCTCCGGCCACAGGACCCGGCGTACAGGCCGACTCGTCCGCCGCCCCTCTGGTCGAGGGGCGGCTTGGGGCTCTGACCTCCCGGTTCGTTGGGTGGACGTCGGTCGACATTGGTCGGCTCCGGCCGTCATCTGACGCCCTGGGCGCGCCCTGACGCCCTGTAGACGCCCTGAGATTCGCCCTTCGTGCATCCCGTCTGCCGTCGACCCACCGCTCGCGGGAGCGGGCCGGCAGTGGGGCCGCCGCGTGCCTTCGCGTCGCCCGCTGTGCGTCGAGAGGATGGCGGCCCCGGTGACGGTCTGCTCGGCTTGCCCTGGGTCGACGGTAGGCGGGATGCCTCATCCCCGGAGCCTGAGCGCCTGCTTGTCGATTTGAGCGCGCCGGTACGGCGGGTGGATCGCCGGCGGTGGTCAGCCGTCGCACGTCGTGTGCGACGCCGTGGCGGCGCGGCCGGTGACCGGCCGGAGGCCGCATGCTCCGGCCGCGAAACGCCGACGGCGTCGACAGACGGAGAGGAGGCGCGCTGGCCGGGCCGCAGGCCCGGCCCTTGATCCTAAAGAGCACAATCCGGCAGTTAGGCATCGTCGAACTGGGCGCTCTAGGGATTGCAGTCGGCTAAGGTTCGGGACCGTGGGGGACGTGCTTGCGCTGGCTAAGCCGCTCAGCGACCTTACTTGGGTCGACTGGATAACCTTCGCGGGTTTGCCGTTGGCGCTGATTGGCCTCGCCATAACCTGGTGGCAGGCGAAGTCGGCAACTGACGCCTCCAAGGCGGCGACGAAGGCCGTCAGAAGTACAGAGAGACAGCTGAGAGCGAACCGACTAATGGGGGTAGCACCTCAGCTGAGGTGGATTTCAGCGGAACTTGAGATGGCGGTAGAGGCTGGCGACGGATTGCTGGTCCGTCGATTTTTGCGTAACTGGCGTCAGCAAGGGGCTAACGCTGCTGGCTTGCTACAGGCGAGCGACGACGTCCCAGAGGAAGTGGTGCAGCGGCTGCGGAAGAGCATAGGTCTCGCCTCGACAGCTGGCGAAAGTATCCTAGCGGGAAAGCAGCCGATCGCGGATTCGTGCAAAAGAGCGCGAGTCGCTATTGCGGACTGCTGTGACGCGATTGA contains:
- a CDS encoding DUF3311 domain-containing protein; this translates as MSTTEERPPEPPARSDRNHWYWLLLIPIIVPLIPMLYNGTDPTLWGIPRFYWLQLLFVVLSVIVTLVVYRQTRGR
- a CDS encoding zinc ribbon domain-containing protein, coding for MKAPAADQLRLLDLQAVDLSIDQLAHKKRTLPEHAEIEKTAASLAELRDELAGAESVVEGLDRKIRGLENEVEQVRARAERDTQRMQSGAVGAKELERLQHEVDSLGARQSALEDDELVLMEERENADSVRSGVQDRFDAANEGLAALEVRRDAIENEIDADVAARTAEREPIAASIPEDLRALYEKLRASSGGIGAAALRARRCGGCRIELYGTALQEARAADEDEVLRCEECRRILVRTGESGL
- a CDS encoding S9 family peptidase, whose protein sequence is MTTGIDDGALPAAAPYAADPAAAPASWGPSLSPSGDTIAYVSDRSGEPRLWTSPVGGGDPVLIETGPEPVEQVRWSPRGDWIAVLIAPGGSDRTEIWVIRPDGTDLHQIGGFGRTNGWFGHWSHDGASLAVAEADAIGWSAAHLIDPSTGWRVTVGEADLRAAVDVSRDGRSALVRCGPRSARWLEIVDVESGSSHRLYPGEGEGSTDVGHFAADLVYVRTDVGRSLPALVAVPLGTDGVPRVVASRDDAELEYFTLSEDGTLAALLWNVFGGRSEVSLLDLRTGEQRAVTDLPGDVVGHLSLSGDASTLALTAEGPSLPPTIWTVEVSSGAAKPVTYPPPLPAASIAPELHRFEAHDGLELTGWLYPGSGAPGPTVIHFHGGPEAQERPVYNPLFRELVSRGITVFAPNVRGSSGFGRAFVNADNVEKRHDGIEDVRSCARYLLDAGIAAPGRLGVFGRSYGGYLTLVALTWFPDLFAVGVDTCGMSDLQTFYERTEPWVAAAAVSKYGHPEDDRELLRELSPIHRIDRLTAPLLVVHGTNDTNVPLYEAEQAVAALEARNAPVQYLRFEDEGHVLLKKPNRVVYVHKVADFLSTHLTPRPA
- a CDS encoding bifunctional RNase H/acid phosphatase is translated as MSPRHVVVEADGGSRGNPGVAGYGAVVLDAGTGALLAERAAGLGVTTNNVAEYSGLIAGLEAARELGAEQVDVRMDSKLVIEQCSGRWQVKQPHLKPLVARATELLRSFPQTTLTWIPRAQNGAADALANAAMDGEIIEANYTGDDVEAAPALDGETAPGTGSVATAPAEASAIGAAPDMRAVATRAASAKAPGWSRGPQRTATTTVLVRHASSVLSPEKRFSGRGDVELSEDGVAQAERVAARLGAREGLDLVVSSPLRRARHTAELIAKAAGLDVIVDEDLVETDFGAWEGLTFAEIHAADPEALSAWLGSDGVAPPGGESFAAVAERVTRARDRLLAEHEGKTLVVVSHVTPLKTLLRFALEAPPIMLYRLQLDVTGVSEVDWYADGPASVRLVNDTHHLT
- the mctP gene encoding monocarboxylate uptake permease MctP, which translates into the protein MDVKVTELVIFCILFALVSVLGFVASRWRRPESMEHLDEWGLGGRNFGGWITWFLLGGDLYTAYTFVAVPALMYGAGALGFYALPYTVVLYPIVLLPLVRLWSVSHVHGFVTPADFVRARFGSSTLALLVAITGFVATMPYIALQLVGIEAVLKAMGVEGKWPITIAFLILAIYTYNSGLRAPALIAFVKDTLIYLTVIVAVIVIPAKLGGWDAIFEAAGAKFSAPAAQAAGSGLLLNANNQLNYITLAFGSALALFLYPHSLTGVLAARSRDTVKRNMAALPAYSFVLGLLALLGLMAIAAKIVPVGADPEAGVAGDRNTVVPLLFDWAFPSWFTGIAHAAVGIGALVPAAVMSIAAANLFTRNIYTEYIRPSASPAEEARVSKLASLAVKFVAVILVLGLDTQYSIDLQLIGGVIILQTLPAVALGVFTRWFHKWGLVAGWAAGMAAGFWMLWTIPNPATKREHFGGSAFKLSELGLDTKWTIYTGFLAVAVNLIVAMLVTWGLRAGKVPDGEDLTKPSDYTAEQGDPKVHDIPELVADGKTSST
- a CDS encoding Nif3-like dinuclear metal center hexameric protein; translated protein: MVTISDVTTVFDRLYPPELAESWDAVGLVCGDPSAGVRKVYFCVDVVAATVDEALEWGADLLVAHHPLLLRGVTAIPASTPKGRTLHRLIRAGAGLFVAHTNADSADPGVSDALAARFDLRDLRPLHPRPDAANLGIGRIGTLPEPLTAADLTALAARVLPATPGGVRLAGDPGRVVRTVAVSGGAGDSYLGDATGAGVDAFLTADLRHHPASEHAESGGPALLDAAHWATEQPWLAQAAAALVSSVGPATVETFVSDLVTDPWTRAVVPDHPREGAS
- a CDS encoding aminoglycoside phosphotransferase family protein; protein product: MARTFSAVVTLGSERLGEVGPFAVSPEWWAEVGPVVAGLEEVLGVPVTVLRLLDVVGGDGARDGHVRYQVEASARPAIALRPTAFPVADEPLRLPWATAAGVAELLGWASSHVRLTGRPVQHKTWNLAGLWRLPVAGGHAWLKATPPFAADEAAAIAVLASVDPDLVPGVLASAPGRVLLADVPGEDLWQATDAQVETTVRRFVAAQAAVTVRGGLRVRTSEVLAAQVEAVLGRLDLTDEERKRVRALAPRWSALDGCGLPDTFVHGDFHPGNWRGTRILDFADACWGNPVQDGLRAIDYLPPERRDTARRVWVSAWEQAAPGSRPAEALRLAEPLAHLAYAVRYQEFLDNIEPSERIYHAGDPEAVIRHALAC
- a CDS encoding sulfite exporter TauE/SafE family protein, with the translated sequence MHLSLPAIGLLVVAGLAAGIVNGIAGGGSLLTFPALLAAGLPPVSANVTNSVSVAPGYLSSVYGSRRELAGQKRRAWTLVPIAVVGAGIGCVLLLITPGDIFEYIVPFLVLGATAVLAFQDQLKGLARRGRTTTMVGLTFVGSAYGGYFGAALGVVLVAVLALVIDETLQRVNALKNVLSATVGLVTVAVYALFGPVSWLGVAVTAPATIVGGYLGAKLAKKLSAQALKITVVVFGTVIGLVLLYRAIW